The Archocentrus centrarchus isolate MPI-CPG fArcCen1 chromosome 3, fArcCen1, whole genome shotgun sequence sequence TTATAAAAGTGTTGCCATTTCACATTTATGTAAAGGGGTAGGTGTAGTAAGTTAAAGTTTCATGCCATACCTTTTTGTTCTGTAATTTGTGCTCTTCCACTTCAATTCAGCTCTTGTTTGTCAACACTGATTTTGGGGGGCATTTTGATTGTTGTTggcattttaaacaaaaaaacccccaaattttataaaaattgcaattattatttttattgcctTCAGATATACAAATTGGTGTTTGAAGAAATGCACATAACAATGCATACAACAATGGACAATAGGGGAAAGATTTACctaaaaatatttacttttatgTTTTGTGGTCTCGCCCCAAACCAGACGGCACAAAATTTTGAAACGTTTTGACCTTGCGACAACTAGGTCTTACAGCCACTTTGCTCTATTTAATTGGTCCTTCACTCTCTTCCAACTGCCACCCATTAGATTACATCAATTGCACCTGCCCTCAACCCTCCCTCTTTGTGTGGTTCTAATCCAAGCCAGGATTGATAAGTAAGTATAATGACTTGCTGCACTTTTTACCTTTAGATCCCTCAAGCCTGTCAGTTCGAAAACCCATTAATTTCTAATCAGACAATTTAGGCTTGTGAATGAGAGGAGCAGACAACTTGACTGGAgcttttgctgtgatttggcatgTAGGTGGTGCTGACTGAATAGTCTCTCCTGCACAGAACTGTTCAAattgctgggggtttttttgtttgtttgtttccagaaACACGTGTTATTTTATCCTCTTatctattcaattcagttttatgtatatagcgccaaatcacaccAGTCACCAGCAACTATGTATTGCATTTGATGGGACTTGGTGGATTTTCCATACTGTAGCACTGTAATAAGAATGCATCCAAAGAAAAGTGGTTGAAAATACGAGCATGACCAGTCAAAGAGAAATCATTTGGATAGGTGCTTTCCTCTGTTCTTCTAACCCATCAGTCTGCTCAGGATAATCTTTACAGGGTATGTAACACAGAGGCTGGTAAACTCTAAAGCTGTAATGGTCTCTTTTAGACATTTGTTTTAGTATCCACTTATTTCCTGCTTTCACTCTGTTGGAGACATTAGTACAAACTAGTTATACACAAgtctttttcatctctttataAATTTGGCAACAGTCGGTCATATTCAAATCTGCATTGTCACCCCTCCTActtacacacgcacacacacacagatcacatgcaCAACTGCAGCTGATCAAGAGAATCCAGAAAGCTTCTAATGTTTCATCAAAGGTTTTGCAACACTGAGAAGCACAGTTATTCAACACCTTTTTATTATATGCATTACTGCTacggctttttcttttttatgatcAACTTGCAGTAAAGTAAATGATATATATCTATTGGGAGGggtctgtatttttaaaaaaattgcttCACCGAAAGAACATTTTGATATAATCCCTCTGCATGTGCAGAAGTCAACACCATCTTACTTTTCTGACACAGACACATGTATACCTATGCAAGAAGCATGTGGGCGTACAGACAAGCACTCTGTTCTCAAATGCATCTGAAAGCATCAATATCACATTTCCTGTGGTctttatttcaaaacaaaagcacaaaatttAACCCCTTTCTAATTATATGACATTTTACGAACTGATTCTCTCCCAGCAGACATTTGTTCGGCTTAGTTTTCTCTGGCTTGGTTTGATTGCAGTCAATGCCCTCCAGAGTTCCAAAGAtacattttcaaatgtttttctaaACTCTTTCACCCGTTAATGTTATGCTACATTTTCAAACTACACGTTAAAGTAAACATATGcatagaaagaggaaaaaaaatgcctctTTCTGATAGATGCATACTTACTTAAATAAAAGAAGCTATTTTGAAGACCACGCTACGCAGCAGCAAATGTAATTACTGTGAATGTGTCACATTCATGTATATAAATTGCAGTATACGTTCAATTATGCATAGAAGTCACTATATGAAtcttaaggcttttttttttttcagccttagCAATGAAAAGAGGAACCAAGCAAATTTAAAACAACTGCatatattttgttgttgtttgtttggaaTGATTTTTTAATAGCAggatttagaaaaaaatctgccttaaaaatgtaaaataaaattatagcaGTACTTTGGTCAATTACAATAACTACAGCACCGACTATAAGAAGGAATGAAAAAAGAATGAAGATAACTTTGGTTGAAATTGACCATtgtatatattattataataatattagaGTTGCATAATCTGTTATAAAATGGTTATGCTGTCATGTTGCAATTATGACTTGAATGAACTTTCTCCTGTGCAGCAGTCATGTCTCCAGACCCACCCGGCTCTAATTCAGGTTACCTGCATCTCTTATCTTCGCAGATGACCTTTGAAGGGAGaagataaagaaaacaaatcgtGTAGGAGGCTGTAGATGTGGTTTGTGATATTATGTTCTTGTAAAGAAAGTtatgaaggaagaaaaaaagcagcatcTGCCCCCACACTGGTCCTGTTTCAGAGGTGTCATTCTTTCAAGGATCGgggtttgcacacactgcagaaaTGCAATGCAGCACCATGGCAGCGCGTGCAATGTTCACCAAATGTCAACGAATATCAAACTGTGTGCAGCTCTATATCAGTATGTCAGCTGATAAGGATTTAAAAGCTCATGGTGATGATGGAAGgtgtaaaaaagaaataaaaggttattcatgctttcaaatgtttgaatgCAGTTTCGGTAATTCTGTGTGcaatttgtatttttgaattTTCATGTAGTAGATTTATAGACTAGAAGCAATATTTGCCATGTAGAAAAGGTGGATCTATGATGAATAGGGTCCATAAAACAAACTGTAGTACAGACacaatatgctttttttttcatgtgtcatTGTGAAAGAAACGGGTAGACTTGAAAAACAGTGCAAGCACTTGTTGTCATTGCTCTGATTAGGATTCCAGTTGACTTGAAATCTTCCTTGAAGTTTTATGCTGCCCTCTTTTGTTCAGTCTGTGAAATTGAATATTGACTTTTGATTAGTGAGTCGCACAGTTCAGCCTCTCATCAAACATAGATTGAGCACAAAACCTTGTATATATGGGgaatttactttatttaaatgtttgccTGCAGTGATGTGCTTCATTGAATAAATTCACATGAAGTAGTACATAGACTAACACATACCCAGCTTAGCTCTTTCATACTTTGGGTACAGCAGCAGTTACAGGGATTCCTGCTGCCAGAGCATTGGTTTGACCAACATGTGACAGAGGCTCTAAtactgaaagtgtgtgtgatgttCTGAAACTACACTAAATCAATCAATGAGCTGATTCATTGAGCACATGTTGAGGGTAGTTGATGTGCGATCAATGCTAGATGTGACAGCAGCACTGATGCagacagctgtttttttgttgttttttttttatgcacagtGTATAACTATCCTTGTCATGTGTCAAAATGCAGGAATAAAAACATTCCCATTAGACAACTGGAAAGAGGCAGGGTGAAACAGCAGAGGCTTGTGCCCCCTATTTGGACCCTCTCTAGATGCATGCCTATGGAGAttagtctcctttttttttaagcttacaCACCAGCAGTAAAGCAACAATGGATTACCCCCTACTCctttttccaaaaaaagaattccaggacacacacacacacacacacacacacacacacacacacacacacacacacacacacacacacacacacacacacacacacacacagacacacaaaattacatttaagcTGTTAAGTTGTCCCTCCTGGTCACACACAGTATCTAGAACAAGCATGGCTCATGCCATGttcttacaaaataaaacttttctaATCTTGAACAAATCAGTAAATGCATACATAATCAGGCTTGTTGGGTGCTTAGTTTTGGGTTCAGTAGTTCAAGACAGCTGAAAATGGTAGTCGCTCTTACCTTAAGTCTAATTTGGacaaacagccttttttttttttttttcaagggaTCAGTATGTGGGGCTTCTTGCCATCACATGCACTGGTTTCTTACTGGGACCATTTTAAACTCATACTAAAACACTCATGATGATGAGTGAGCTTCTGCTTCttgctttctgtttcttttgatgCATTATACACTCACTGACAACTTTCTTAAATACAGCAGTTTGAttctttaacacaaatatctaatcagccgatcacatgtccatccctttttgACCACAGTTCTGATGGgtgtttccagcaggataacacaccgtgtcacagagcaaaacaaatcatttcaaactggtttcttgaacatgacaatgagttcactgcattcAAAtgccctccacagtcaccagatctcaatccaatagatcACTTTTTAGCGGGGGAGGGAAATTGTGCACATTGTGACAAGTTTTTACAATTTGGCATGATCAAAAGGTAGGGacaaaaggtttttaaaaaccACTGCATACAAATGGAAGTGGCCTCCTGGTGGCCACTCAGTAATGACCTTAAAAATGGATTTCATATAACAAAAAACCTAGGAAAAGTGGTATCACACGAGGTTCTACTGGTAACAGGTGCTGAGATGtgctattttcctttttttaatggtgACTGTATTGGATTATTTGCATATCAGCCACCAGGTGGCCACCTCAACTTGTATGCAGTGGCTTTTGAAAACCTTATGTCCATACCTAAGGTCCTGCCAAATTACAAAAACTTACACAATTCTTATCAATTTTTCTGAATTCCCTCCCCTctatttgggatgtggtggaaaggGAGAGTTGCATCATGGTTGtgtagctgacaaatctgcagcaactgtgtgatgccatcgtgtcaatatggaccaaaatctctgaggaatgtttccatcaCCTTGTTGAAGCTGTACCGTGAAaaattaagacagttctgaaaAGACAAACGGGGGTCCCATCCAGTACCGGCAGGGTGTACTGGATGGGACCCCAGTGACTGGTGAGAGTAGTTCGTAGTTGGTATCTTGTGCATGTGTTCTTTCTGTATGTTCTTGCTCAGTAAtgacttctttgttttgcttttattgcatATTGTTACATTGCCCTTCTACAAATAACCCATTATATATATCTGTCTTTTATACCTATCATTATATCTCTGTCTATATACtaagggactaccatccacttgtcatcagtggtgctgaggtggaaagagtggacactttcaaatacctgggagtgaccatctcacaggacctgtcctggactcatcatataaacatcactgtgaagaaggccagacagcgtctctacctcctcaggcggctgagagacttcaagctcccactcaaggtgctcaggaacttttacacctgcaccatcgagagcatcatgcgtgggagcatcaccacctggatgggaaactgcaccaagcaggacttcatggccctaaaaagggtggttcgttcagctgaacggaccatcagaaccaccctccccaacctgcaggacatttacaccaagcagtgcaggctgagggccatgaagatcctaaaacagcccagccaccccggacactctctcttctccctgctcccatcaggccggcgttaccgctgcctgaggactaagactgaaaggtcgaagaagagtttttacccacaagccatccgtctgctcaactctgagccctaactggaccattattgcacaatgtaaatattataatttataatctataattccacgtaaaagtgtgtatagtatatagaggaTAGTGTAtggtgtgaattacttttttattcttattcttcttatttatatgtgtgtgtatatatggttgcaggtacaaaatacatttcactgtgcattgtactgtgtataactgcgcatgtgacgaataaacactatcttaatctatcttaatcttaaaagtagacaTCATGCTGTGGTTATCACTCCTACAAATGGTGTTTGGTAAAGGACTAGAACTCAAAGTCATGTGGGCTGTTATTGACAGTCACTAGTGTAATCTATTACAGTTTCTTACATTACTATATACAGCAGGCTGTGGTGAATGCCCAACTCAGGAATCAGATGAGTGATTTACCATTGTAACAGCCACACAGTGAATACGTCAAAATGAATGTAGCAATCAGGTAGAATTCGTTTCTTTGGATGCTCAGCTGGTTTTACTAGATATATTCattattgttttaatgtcaGTATGTATATTTAATTATAAATATACCTTTTAAACTTGATTATATCAGGgttttctgatttttctttcctctcctctcttttcacaaaaaaaaaaatctcatccatccattttcttccagttaACCAGTTCAGTGTCACCAGGGGTCAGAACCTATTCTAGGCAGAGCTAGGTGGACAAGTTGctagtctatcacagggctaacgtagacaaccattcactctTACAGCCATCttagagtcaccagttaacctggTGATTCTAAGAAGCTTCAAAGAAGATTCTAAGAAGCTGCGCAAGCACAGGGGGAACATGCAGACCCCACAAGAAGGGACtagtggaattgaacccaggaccctcttactgtgaggtaacagtgcgtTCTATATCATCTATCTATCTGGGAAACTGTTTAAACTTTTTCCTGATTATTGTTAACATAAGTGACATTACCCTTTGTACCGTTTAAACTGATAACTAAATTGTTGTATActgccaattttttttaatggggggtggggggtggagggaCGTTGGGACATAACATCATCACGTCACGCCCACTGACATCATCAGTACTCGCCAGGAAAGCATGGGGAGCTTACCGTCAAGAGGGTGCTGATAGACTTAcggagtttttttatttttgtttttaacatttatgtTCATAAATTTGAGGAAAGCTTAATCTTATTTAACTCCATGCTTGTGTGGTTCAGCTACACTGCTTCATCTTGTCAGCTGACTATTGGACACTAGCGAGCCGCcggtttaatatttaaaatgcagacTGTGAAGGTCGGCCATTTGGCTTTGGTTGCGTCGAGGGCTCTCGGCTCAAGAAGACTGTATTGTTGTGAGTTTCTTAAAGTGTCGGCTTCCTGTCGGTCTCTCGGCCAAACTCGCTTCTGTCAGGCAGGAACGGAGACCGCGGTCATCCGTTTTCCCCGGTACTTGCAGAGGCGCGTTGAAAGCGTGAAGCAAACTCGGGGCAAAAACAAGATCAACACCATCAAAGCTGGAAAGCTCCTCATCCAGAGCAAGAACCCTGTTCTGAACCAGTCTGCCGGCTACATCCTAGGAAAGTTCGAGCAGCCTCCTCTTTGCTCTAAAGGATGGAAACATAACAAATCATTCGGTGACTATTTCACCATCAACAATATCAAGGCTGTTGGACCTTACTTTGCTGAAAACGGGAAAGAAGATGCTGGAGAGAAACCACTAGCTACGTTTAATAATTTCCACATCTGCAAGAAGCTGGTGGAAACTTTAGAGAGTCTCAGTATTAAACATCCCACCACTGTGCAGCTGCAGACCATCCCCAAAGTCATGAGAGGTCACAACGTACTTTGTGCTGCGGAGACCGGGAGTGGGAAGACGCTGAGTTATCTCCTACCTGTTGTTCACACGCTGCAGGCTGATAAGGAGTCGGCGAATTACGGTGAGAGTGCACACAAGATTCGCACTGTGGTTCTTGTGCCTTCAAGAGAGCTGGCAGAGCAAGTGGCAGCTGtgtccagggctctgtgtgctcCATTTGGTTTCATTACAAGGACCGTGGGAGGAGGACGAGGTGTGGGACACATCAAGACAGTCTTCAGGAGGGATCATCCTGATATTTTAGTGGCTACACCAGGTGCGCTGGTCAAGGCGCTGCGGCGGCGTTGTCTGGATTTGAGTGAACTGAGGTTCTTTGTGGTAGATGAGGCTGACACGATGTTTGACCCCAGCTTTTCTGATATGCTGGAGAGCATTCTGCTCCACATCAACGTTGCTAGAGATCCCAAGGAAACACGTGGCCTGGGTCATAAAGCACAGCTCCTGGTGGTAGGGGCAACCTTTCCAGGCGGTGTCGGTGACGTGCTTCACAAGGTAACGGATCTTGGTAAAATTGTGGTTATCAAGAGCAGGATGCTGCACTTTCTTATGCTCCATGTCAAACAGACTTTCCTTAAGGTAAAGGGTGCTGACAAAATCCTAGAACTCCACCAAGC is a genomic window containing:
- the ddx28 gene encoding putative ATP-dependent RNA helicase DDX28, translating into MQTVKVGHLALVASRALGSRRLYCCEFLKVSASCRSLGQTRFCQAGTETAVIRFPRYLQRRVESVKQTRGKNKINTIKAGKLLIQSKNPVLNQSAGYILGKFEQPPLCSKGWKHNKSFGDYFTINNIKAVGPYFAENGKEDAGEKPLATFNNFHICKKLVETLESLSIKHPTTVQLQTIPKVMRGHNVLCAAETGSGKTLSYLLPVVHTLQADKESANYGESAHKIRTVVLVPSRELAEQVAAVSRALCAPFGFITRTVGGGRGVGHIKTVFRRDHPDILVATPGALVKALRRRCLDLSELRFFVVDEADTMFDPSFSDMLESILLHINVARDPKETRGLGHKAQLLVVGATFPGGVGDVLHKVTDLGKIVVIKSRMLHFLMLHVKQTFLKVKGADKILELHQALKLLQQDKGGGAVLVFCNKSSTVNWIGYSLEEMGVKHARLQGEMPAAVRAGIFHSFQKGNVDVLVCTDIASRGLDTSRVRLVVNYDFPESHTDYIHRAGRVGRAGGVGDGEVLSFVTHPWDVELVQKIETAARRRTSLPGMESAIHEPKPRVLNEEE